The following proteins are co-located in the Nocardioides piscis genome:
- a CDS encoding SURF1 family protein, with protein sequence MPSLRFLLSRRWVIFFVVVIALAWVAWRLGEWQFDRLEDRRERNAQIERNEQSPPVPVSEVTAPGAELTRADEWKHVTATGTYAVEDTVVVRYRTREGAAGVDVVVPLVLADGSSVLIDRGWFATDNRGATPEDVPKPPAGEVEIEGWLRLDATGDSAAVTDQSTRSISSKEIGEALDREVVSGFVDLRSESPEADDPLAPVELPDLDSGPHFFYGLQWWFFGALALFGFVYLVIDEARGGRGPVRGSRRSPSGPHRARPS encoded by the coding sequence GTGCCGTCGTTGAGGTTCCTGCTGAGTCGCCGGTGGGTGATCTTCTTCGTCGTGGTCATCGCCCTGGCCTGGGTCGCGTGGCGGCTGGGCGAGTGGCAGTTCGACCGTCTCGAGGACCGCCGGGAGCGGAACGCCCAAATCGAGCGCAACGAGCAGAGTCCGCCGGTGCCGGTCTCGGAGGTGACGGCGCCTGGAGCTGAGCTCACCCGCGCCGACGAGTGGAAGCACGTCACCGCCACCGGCACCTACGCCGTGGAGGACACGGTCGTGGTGCGATATCGCACGCGCGAGGGGGCCGCGGGCGTCGACGTCGTCGTCCCGCTCGTGCTGGCCGATGGCTCGAGCGTGCTGATCGACCGGGGGTGGTTCGCCACCGACAACCGCGGCGCGACCCCCGAGGACGTTCCGAAGCCTCCGGCCGGGGAGGTCGAGATCGAGGGGTGGCTGCGGTTGGACGCCACCGGCGACAGCGCTGCCGTCACCGATCAGTCGACACGCTCGATCAGCAGCAAGGAGATCGGTGAGGCGCTGGACCGCGAAGTGGTCAGCGGGTTCGTCGACCTGCGCTCGGAGTCCCCGGAGGCGGACGACCCGCTGGCCCCGGTCGAGCTGCCCGACCTCGACAGCGGTCCCCACTTCTTCTACGGCCTGCAGTGGTGGTTCTTCGGGGCACTCGCGCTGTTCGGCTTCGTCTACCTCGTCATCGACGAGGCCCGGGGCGGACGCGGACCGGTGCGTGGGTCGCGCCGCTCACCTTCCGGGCCGCACCGAGCACGACCGAGCTGA
- a CDS encoding sulfite exporter TauE/SafE family protein — protein sequence MSPLEAGLIALAGVAAGTINTVVGSGTLITFPTLLAFGVPPVTANVSNTIGLVPGSVAGAVGYRRELAGQRSRLLRLASASLLGGVVGGVLLLWRPDAFEVVVPVLIGLALVLVVAGPRISAWVARRHAAVGGLPARGAWWVWPLMFGCGVYGGYFGAAQGVLMMAVLGIGVDETLQRLNGLKNVLAALVNGVAGVLFVLVAEVDWQIVALIAVGAVVGGLLGASIGRRLPPAVLRAVIVVVALVALVILLT from the coding sequence GTGAGCCCGCTCGAAGCCGGGCTGATCGCCCTCGCGGGCGTGGCCGCCGGCACCATCAACACCGTGGTGGGGTCGGGAACGTTGATCACGTTCCCGACCCTGCTGGCGTTCGGCGTGCCTCCCGTGACGGCCAACGTGTCCAACACCATCGGGTTGGTCCCCGGCTCCGTCGCCGGCGCAGTCGGCTATCGGCGAGAGCTGGCCGGGCAACGATCCCGGTTGCTGCGACTCGCCAGCGCTTCGCTGCTGGGGGGCGTGGTCGGTGGCGTCCTCCTGCTCTGGCGACCCGATGCCTTCGAGGTCGTCGTCCCGGTCCTGATCGGGCTCGCGCTCGTCCTCGTCGTCGCCGGTCCGCGGATCTCCGCGTGGGTCGCCCGCAGGCATGCGGCCGTCGGGGGACTGCCCGCACGCGGGGCGTGGTGGGTGTGGCCGCTGATGTTCGGCTGCGGTGTGTACGGCGGCTACTTCGGCGCAGCCCAGGGCGTGCTCATGATGGCGGTGCTGGGGATCGGGGTCGACGAGACCCTGCAGCGCCTCAACGGCCTCAAGAACGTCCTTGCTGCCCTCGTCAACGGGGTGGCGGGTGTGCTGTTCGTGCTCGTCGCCGAGGTCGACTGGCAGATCGTGGCCCTGATCGCCGTCGGGGCCGTGGTGGGCGGCCTGCTGGGCGCCTCGATCGGCCGTCGGCTGCCGCCGGCCGTCCTGCGCGCCGTCATCGTCGTCGTGGCGCTCGTCGCGCTGGTCATCCTGCTGACCTGA
- a CDS encoding SPFH domain-containing protein, with the protein MEIALTLLALLVVFVIVVLAKTVRIVPQARAGIVERFGKYKGTLPAGLNILMPFIDRLRYLIDLREQVVSFPPQPVITEDNLVVSIDTVIYFQVTDPVAATYEIANYIQAIEQLTMTTLRNIVGGMDLEETLTSRDQINSGLRGVLDEATGKWGIRVNRVELKGIDPPPSIKDSMEKQMRADREKRAVILTAEGQRQAAILTAEGSKQSQILNAEGDRESQILRAQADREASILRAQGEGQAIQTVFQAIHDGQPDQSLLAYQYLQMMPKIAEGSANKVWVIPSEITKAMEGLGSSIHEIAGIPKDASPRTRVDMGPTEPQLPQSSGAGSTKKVVEEAIAAAESASRAPTSSAPAAPPAVDPAPADAAQEPPTA; encoded by the coding sequence ATGGAGATCGCACTGACCCTGCTCGCGCTGCTGGTCGTGTTCGTCATCGTCGTGCTCGCCAAGACGGTGCGGATCGTGCCACAGGCACGCGCCGGCATCGTCGAGCGCTTCGGCAAGTACAAGGGCACCCTGCCCGCCGGACTCAACATCCTGATGCCGTTCATCGATCGGTTGCGCTACCTGATCGACCTGCGCGAGCAGGTCGTGAGCTTCCCGCCGCAGCCGGTGATCACCGAGGACAACCTGGTCGTCTCGATCGACACCGTCATCTACTTCCAGGTGACCGACCCGGTGGCCGCGACCTACGAGATCGCCAACTACATCCAGGCGATCGAGCAGCTCACGATGACCACGCTGCGCAACATCGTCGGCGGCATGGACCTCGAGGAGACGCTGACCAGCCGCGACCAGATCAACTCCGGACTGCGTGGTGTCCTCGACGAGGCGACCGGCAAGTGGGGCATCCGGGTGAACCGGGTCGAGCTCAAGGGCATCGACCCGCCGCCCTCCATCAAGGACTCGATGGAGAAGCAGATGCGCGCCGACCGCGAGAAGCGTGCCGTCATCCTCACCGCCGAGGGCCAGCGCCAGGCTGCGATCCTGACTGCTGAGGGGTCGAAGCAGTCGCAGATCCTCAACGCCGAGGGTGACCGGGAGTCGCAGATCCTCCGCGCCCAGGCCGACCGCGAAGCATCCATCCTGCGCGCCCAGGGTGAAGGGCAGGCCATCCAGACGGTGTTCCAGGCGATCCACGACGGCCAGCCCGACCAGTCGTTGCTGGCCTACCAATACCTCCAGATGATGCCGAAGATCGCCGAGGGCAGCGCCAACAAGGTGTGGGTCATCCCCTCCGAGATCACCAAGGCGATGGAGGGCCTCGGCTCATCGATCCACGAGATCGCGGGGATCCCCAAGGACGCCTCGCCACGCACCCGCGTGGACATGGGCCCGACGGAGCCTCAGCTGCCCCAGTCGTCGGGTGCAGGCTCCACCAAGAAGGTCGTCGAGGAAGCCATCGCCGCGGCCGAGTCCGCAAGCCGCGCGCCCACCTCTTCCGCACCTGCGGCGCCCCCGGCCGTTGACCCTGCGCCCGCTGACGCCGCCCAGGAGCCTCCGACGGCGTGA
- a CDS encoding spermidine synthase: MTEPTPPKDSGIETLLLSDGTTAELIGRDGGWILEVDGIRQSHIVRPGEATALAVARWLLAALGTERRSVLHLGGGLLTLPRAVAEVSPQSRQVVVERDPVLATLVHERFGLPENVTLEVADARGWLAAAEAAESPRATYDAVVIDVFAGGRIPGAFTSRECFASARSLLDARGVLLVNSVAGGDLTFTRRQIATVRAEFEHVAMIVQNSSLHGLRFGNAVLIGSAAPIESDAIRAGLAGDSSRGALVTELDDLVGAAEVVVDSDDLWSPEPDLPDAGPALRLLAQARTLGSAFGPAAGAPPQ; the protein is encoded by the coding sequence ATGACAGAACCGACGCCGCCGAAGGATTCGGGGATCGAGACGCTGCTCCTCTCCGACGGCACGACCGCGGAGCTGATCGGACGCGACGGGGGGTGGATCCTCGAGGTCGACGGCATCCGGCAGTCCCACATCGTCCGACCGGGTGAGGCCACGGCGTTGGCGGTGGCCCGCTGGCTGCTCGCCGCTCTCGGGACCGAACGGCGCAGTGTGCTTCACCTCGGTGGGGGCCTGCTGACCTTGCCGCGGGCCGTGGCCGAGGTGAGCCCGCAGTCGCGACAGGTGGTCGTCGAGCGGGATCCGGTCCTCGCAACCCTCGTGCACGAGAGGTTCGGGTTGCCGGAGAACGTCACCCTGGAGGTGGCGGACGCCCGGGGCTGGCTGGCGGCAGCGGAGGCTGCGGAGTCCCCGAGAGCGACGTACGACGCCGTGGTGATCGACGTCTTTGCCGGCGGCCGCATCCCTGGGGCCTTCACGTCCCGGGAGTGTTTCGCCAGTGCCCGGTCGCTGCTCGACGCCCGGGGCGTCCTGCTCGTCAACTCCGTCGCTGGGGGCGACCTGACCTTCACCCGGCGCCAGATCGCCACCGTCAGGGCCGAGTTCGAGCATGTCGCGATGATCGTGCAGAACTCGTCGCTGCACGGGTTGCGGTTCGGCAACGCCGTCCTGATCGGGTCAGCCGCGCCGATCGAGAGCGATGCCATCAGGGCCGGGCTCGCGGGCGATTCCTCACGCGGTGCCCTGGTCACCGAGCTCGACGACCTCGTCGGTGCCGCGGAGGTCGTGGTGGACTCCGACGACCTGTGGTCACCCGAGCCCGACCTGCCCGATGCCGGACCTGCTCTGCGTCTGCTGGCTCAGGCCAGGACCCTCGGCTCGGCGTTCGGACCCGCGGCAGGAGCGCCGCCGCAGTAG
- the moaA gene encoding GTP 3',8-cyclase MoaA, giving the protein MPLADRFGRVATDLRVSLTDRCNLRCSYCMPAEGLDWLPDDQTLSDDEVKRLIGIAVRRLGVTEVRFTGGEPLVRRGLVDIVRHTHDLGVETSLTTNALGLARTAPALRAAGLDRINVSLDTVRPETFLEITRRDRLADVIAGLEAARDAGLSPLKINAVLLRGVNDDQAGELLQWAMDRAYDLRFIEQMPLDAQHRWNRDTMVTADEIFDRLKADFMLTPHAVPRGSDPAELFDVNGGPATVGIIASVTRPFCGDCDRVRLTADGQIRNCLFAREESDLRSALRAGATDEELARRWVVAMAGKRAGHGIDDPTFLQPDRPMSAIGG; this is encoded by the coding sequence ATCCCCCTCGCAGACCGCTTCGGCCGTGTGGCCACCGATCTGCGCGTCTCGCTGACCGACCGCTGCAACCTGCGCTGCTCCTACTGCATGCCGGCCGAGGGGCTCGACTGGCTGCCGGACGACCAGACGTTGAGCGACGACGAGGTGAAGCGGCTCATCGGCATCGCCGTACGCCGCCTCGGAGTCACCGAGGTCCGCTTCACCGGCGGCGAGCCGCTCGTGCGCCGCGGACTCGTCGACATCGTCCGGCACACGCACGACCTGGGCGTCGAGACGTCGCTGACGACCAACGCGCTGGGCCTCGCCCGGACCGCCCCGGCACTGAGGGCGGCCGGCCTCGACCGGATCAACGTGTCGCTGGACACAGTGCGGCCGGAGACCTTCCTCGAGATCACCCGCCGAGACCGGCTGGCGGACGTCATCGCCGGTCTCGAGGCCGCGCGCGACGCCGGTCTGTCGCCGCTGAAGATCAACGCTGTGCTCCTGCGCGGGGTCAACGACGACCAGGCGGGAGAGCTGTTGCAGTGGGCGATGGATCGCGCCTACGACCTGCGGTTCATCGAGCAGATGCCGCTCGACGCGCAGCACCGGTGGAACCGCGACACGATGGTGACTGCCGATGAGATCTTCGACCGGCTGAAGGCCGACTTCATGCTCACCCCGCACGCAGTCCCGCGGGGGAGCGACCCGGCTGAGCTCTTCGACGTCAACGGCGGTCCGGCGACGGTCGGCATCATCGCGTCGGTGACGAGGCCCTTCTGTGGCGACTGCGACCGCGTGCGGTTGACCGCGGACGGTCAGATCCGCAACTGTCTCTTCGCGCGTGAGGAGTCCGACCTGCGGTCGGCACTGCGTGCCGGCGCCACCGACGAGGAGCTCGCGCGCCGATGGGTGGTTGCGATGGCGGGGAAGCGTGCCGGCCACGGCATCGACGACCCCACCTTCCTCCAGCCCGACCGCCCGATGTCGGCGATCGGCGGCTGA
- a CDS encoding beta-ketoacyl-ACP reductase, with the protein MTENTTAAPRSVLVTGGNRGIGLAIAEAFLAEGDRVAVTSRSGGAPEGALDLVCDVTDPDAVERAFAEIEAAHGPVEVLVANAGITRDTLVLRMSEDDWSSVVETNLTGSFRLAKRAAKGMLRLRRGRIIFISSVVGLLGSAGQVNYAASKAGLVGMARSLARELGSRSITANVVAPGFVETDMTAVLSDDQKKAIKAQVPLGRYAATSEVASAVTWLASDGAGYVTGAVIPVDGGLGMGH; encoded by the coding sequence GTGACTGAAAACACCACTGCAGCTCCCCGATCTGTGCTCGTGACCGGTGGCAACCGCGGCATCGGCCTCGCCATCGCCGAGGCGTTCCTCGCCGAGGGCGACCGGGTGGCTGTCACCAGCCGCTCCGGCGGCGCCCCCGAGGGCGCCCTGGACCTCGTGTGCGACGTGACCGACCCCGACGCCGTCGAGCGGGCGTTCGCCGAGATCGAGGCAGCCCACGGGCCGGTGGAGGTCCTGGTCGCCAACGCCGGCATCACGCGCGACACGCTCGTGCTGCGCATGTCGGAGGACGACTGGTCCTCGGTGGTCGAGACCAACCTCACCGGCTCCTTCCGGCTCGCGAAGCGGGCCGCGAAGGGGATGCTGCGTCTGCGACGCGGGCGGATCATCTTCATCTCCTCCGTCGTGGGGCTGCTCGGATCTGCTGGGCAGGTCAACTATGCGGCCTCCAAGGCCGGTCTCGTCGGCATGGCGCGGTCGCTGGCGCGGGAGCTCGGCTCACGCTCGATCACGGCCAACGTGGTCGCGCCCGGCTTTGTCGAGACCGACATGACGGCCGTGCTCAGCGATGACCAGAAGAAGGCGATCAAGGCCCAGGTGCCGCTGGGCCGCTATGCAGCGACGAGCGAGGTCGCCTCCGCGGTGACCTGGCTGGCGTCCGACGGCGCCGGATATGTGACAGGAGCCGTCATCCCGGTTGACGGCGGACTCGGAATGGGGCACTGA
- a CDS encoding NfeD family protein, translating to MDWIARHAWEAWLGVAIVLGVAEMFSLDLILIMLAAGALVGMVAAILDLHIAVQILAASAASLAALAAVRPTMVKRLHGGPELSLGHGKLVGRQGVVTEDISGLSAGRIKLAGEFWTAEPYDDTISIPAGETVEVLEIRGATAVVHPVARLES from the coding sequence ATGGACTGGATCGCAAGACATGCCTGGGAGGCCTGGCTGGGGGTGGCGATCGTGCTGGGCGTGGCCGAGATGTTCAGTCTCGACCTCATCCTGATCATGCTCGCCGCCGGAGCCCTGGTCGGCATGGTCGCGGCCATCCTCGACCTGCACATCGCCGTCCAGATCCTCGCCGCCTCCGCAGCCTCGCTGGCTGCGCTCGCGGCGGTGCGGCCGACGATGGTCAAGCGTCTTCACGGGGGTCCCGAGCTGTCGCTCGGTCACGGCAAGCTGGTCGGCAGGCAGGGGGTCGTCACCGAGGACATCTCGGGGCTCTCGGCCGGTCGGATCAAGCTTGCGGGGGAGTTCTGGACCGCCGAGCCCTATGACGACACCATCAGCATCCCGGCGGGGGAGACCGTCGAGGTGCTGGAGATCCGCGGTGCCACCGCCGTCGTCCACCCGGTCGCCCGGCTCGAGTCCTGA
- a CDS encoding SixA phosphatase family protein, whose amino-acid sequence MQSDRTTSPRRLVVMRHAKAQSWGETDHDRPLADRGRDDAVAAGRWVAEQGVVVDAALISSAARTQATWAGVAEGAGWDAHPVVSDALYAAEPDAALDLIRETPEQAGSLMVLGHNPTVGYLAQLLDDGHGDPEASISMIGGFPPCALAVFSFEGRWADLDLGAATVQSFHVGRA is encoded by the coding sequence GTGCAGTCCGATCGAACCACCTCGCCCCGCCGCCTGGTCGTGATGCGTCACGCCAAGGCACAGTCGTGGGGGGAGACCGACCACGACCGACCGCTGGCCGACCGCGGGCGCGATGACGCTGTGGCAGCGGGCCGCTGGGTGGCCGAGCAGGGCGTGGTCGTCGATGCGGCGCTCATCTCGAGCGCAGCCCGCACCCAGGCGACGTGGGCCGGGGTGGCTGAAGGCGCCGGATGGGACGCCCACCCCGTGGTCTCGGACGCTCTCTATGCTGCCGAGCCCGACGCAGCTCTGGATCTCATCCGCGAGACCCCCGAGCAGGCTGGTTCGCTGATGGTGCTGGGCCACAACCCCACGGTCGGCTATCTGGCTCAGCTTCTCGACGACGGTCACGGGGACCCCGAGGCCAGCATCTCGATGATCGGGGGCTTCCCGCCGTGCGCCTTGGCGGTCTTCAGCTTCGAAGGTCGTTGGGCTGACCTCGACCTCGGCGCGGCCACCGTCCAGAGCTTCCACGTGGGGCGAGCCTGA
- the fabI gene encoding enoyl-ACP reductase FabI, with protein MTSTDSTINPNGLLAGKRILVAGVTMDSSIGFATAKVAQEQGATVLISNFGRALGITRRIAKRLPAAAPVLELDVTDDDHLAGLADQVREHVDGLDGVVHSIAYGNPETLLGGKFLDGPWADVAQAVQVSAYSLKSLAVATRPLLSSGSSIVGLTFDATTAWPAYDWMGVAKAGLESTSRYLARDLGPAGIRCNLVSAGPLKTLAAKAIPGFEDLESAWKDRAPLGWDETDQEPTAKAVCALLSDFFPATTGEIVHVDGGFHAMGL; from the coding sequence ATGACGAGCACGGATTCGACGATCAACCCGAACGGACTGCTGGCCGGCAAGCGGATCCTGGTCGCAGGCGTGACCATGGACTCCTCGATCGGGTTCGCCACGGCCAAGGTCGCCCAGGAGCAGGGGGCCACCGTCCTGATCTCCAACTTCGGGCGTGCCCTGGGCATCACCCGCCGCATCGCCAAGCGGCTGCCGGCGGCTGCGCCGGTGCTCGAGCTGGACGTGACCGACGACGACCACCTGGCGGGCCTGGCCGACCAGGTGCGCGAGCACGTCGACGGCCTGGACGGGGTCGTGCACTCGATCGCCTACGGGAACCCCGAGACGCTGCTCGGCGGGAAGTTCCTCGACGGTCCCTGGGCGGACGTCGCGCAGGCGGTGCAGGTCTCGGCATACTCCCTCAAGTCGCTCGCCGTGGCCACCCGGCCGCTGCTGTCGTCGGGCTCCTCGATCGTGGGCCTGACCTTCGACGCCACGACTGCCTGGCCGGCCTACGACTGGATGGGCGTGGCCAAGGCGGGCCTGGAGTCCACGTCGCGCTACCTGGCTCGTGACCTGGGCCCCGCGGGGATCCGCTGCAACCTGGTGTCCGCCGGGCCGCTCAAGACCTTGGCGGCCAAGGCAATCCCCGGCTTCGAGGATCTCGAGTCGGCGTGGAAGGACCGGGCTCCGCTGGGGTGGGACGAAACCGACCAGGAGCCGACGGCCAAGGCCGTCTGCGCGCTGCTGAGTGACTTCTTCCCTGCCACCACCGGCGAGATCGTGCACGTCGACGGTGGTTTCCACGCGATGGGTCTCTGA
- the serB gene encoding phosphoserine phosphatase SerB, with translation MDEEPKTLLITITGKDRPGVTAAIFATLAAAGVEVLDIEQIVLRRRLVLGVLVAAPRDWKRLRTAVEQTAAGLDMQVEVERGQGDNKPRRFGRSHVTVIGAPLKASAMSAIAGRIADAGANIDRMERMARYPVTAIDLAISGVEPEVLRPLLAAEAASQGLDIAVQPANLLRRSMRLIVMDVDSTLIQGEVIEMLAAHAGCEREVAEVTERAMAGELDFEESLRSRVALLEGVPASAIDEVYDAIELAPGARTLVRVLRRLGYRFAIVSGGFSQITDRLAAELGIHYSRANELEIVDGVLTGRVVGEVVDRAGKARALREFAADIGVPVEATIAIGDGANDLDMLNAAGLGIAYNAKPLVRSAADASVNVPYLDTILYVLGITREEIEAADAEAGIVTPAPPV, from the coding sequence ATGGACGAAGAGCCCAAGACCCTCCTGATCACCATCACGGGCAAGGACCGCCCCGGTGTGACCGCAGCGATCTTTGCGACCCTGGCTGCCGCCGGTGTCGAGGTGCTCGACATCGAGCAGATCGTGCTGCGTCGGCGTCTCGTGCTGGGCGTGCTCGTCGCAGCCCCGCGGGACTGGAAGCGGCTGCGGACGGCGGTGGAGCAGACTGCTGCCGGGCTCGACATGCAGGTCGAGGTCGAACGTGGACAGGGTGACAACAAGCCGCGCCGCTTCGGCCGGTCCCACGTCACCGTCATCGGCGCCCCGCTCAAGGCGTCGGCCATGTCCGCCATCGCTGGGCGGATCGCCGACGCAGGCGCCAACATCGACCGGATGGAGCGGATGGCGCGCTATCCGGTGACGGCGATCGACCTGGCGATCTCCGGGGTGGAGCCCGAGGTGCTGCGGCCGCTGCTCGCGGCGGAGGCCGCCAGCCAGGGTCTCGACATCGCCGTACAACCTGCCAACCTGCTGCGCCGTTCGATGCGACTGATCGTGATGGATGTCGATTCCACGCTGATCCAGGGCGAGGTGATCGAGATGCTGGCCGCCCACGCCGGCTGCGAGCGCGAGGTCGCCGAGGTGACCGAACGGGCGATGGCGGGCGAGCTCGACTTCGAGGAGTCGCTCCGTTCACGCGTCGCCCTGCTCGAGGGCGTTCCGGCGTCGGCCATCGACGAGGTGTACGACGCCATCGAGCTCGCGCCCGGCGCGCGCACCCTGGTCCGTGTCCTGCGCCGGCTGGGCTATCGCTTCGCGATCGTGTCGGGTGGCTTCAGCCAGATCACCGATCGTCTCGCGGCGGAGCTGGGGATCCACTACTCACGCGCCAACGAGCTGGAGATCGTCGACGGGGTGCTCACCGGGCGCGTCGTCGGCGAGGTGGTCGACCGCGCTGGGAAGGCCCGGGCACTGCGCGAGTTCGCGGCCGACATCGGCGTCCCCGTCGAGGCGACCATCGCAATCGGCGACGGCGCCAACGACCTCGACATGCTCAACGCGGCCGGCCTGGGTATCGCCTACAACGCCAAGCCCCTCGTGCGCAGCGCCGCGGACGCCTCGGTCAACGTGCCCTACCTCGACACGATCCTCTACGTCCTGGGCATCACGCGCGAGGAGATCGAAGCCGCCGACGCAGAGGCCGGCATCGTGACGCCGGCTCCCCCGGTCTGA
- a CDS encoding protein TPRXL, with the protein MTVSDLRAELGATTVPDFEMTLPPGWTRQAVDETTLDGMLGALRKRLMEAHKPQAYAELQPLVKQSFEAMRRQGAFAFFSPTEPDDSTVWLPASIIASERRAEAGQNLDDLARTLIREEGATPLAGDKRTLRFERERPVRVGSQTVISHSIIYLTPIPGTGRRRALQLVAGFGRVPEDASDDPFLMKTKYLFDSCVATLRWRAPQST; encoded by the coding sequence ATGACGGTTTCTGATCTGCGAGCTGAGCTGGGAGCGACAACCGTGCCGGACTTCGAGATGACACTGCCGCCTGGATGGACGCGTCAAGCTGTCGACGAGACGACGCTCGACGGAATGCTCGGCGCACTTCGCAAGAGGCTGATGGAGGCGCACAAGCCCCAGGCGTACGCCGAGCTCCAACCGCTGGTGAAGCAGTCCTTCGAGGCCATGCGGCGCCAAGGTGCGTTCGCATTCTTCTCGCCGACCGAGCCGGACGACTCAACGGTTTGGCTCCCTGCCTCCATCATCGCCTCCGAGCGACGGGCCGAGGCGGGTCAGAACCTGGACGACCTGGCTCGCACCCTGATCAGGGAGGAGGGTGCGACACCCTTGGCAGGCGACAAGCGGACGCTGCGCTTCGAGCGTGAGCGACCGGTGCGCGTGGGCTCACAGACCGTGATAAGTCACTCGATCATCTACCTCACGCCGATCCCCGGGACCGGACGTCGCAGAGCTCTCCAGCTGGTGGCCGGCTTCGGGCGCGTGCCTGAGGATGCGAGCGACGATCCGTTCCTGATGAAGACGAAGTACCTCTTCGACAGCTGTGTCGCAACACTGCGGTGGCGGGCGCCGCAGAGCACCTGA
- a CDS encoding ABC transporter ATP-binding protein produces the protein MSAVIEFADLTVRRGGATLLDEVSWTVEEDERWVVLGPNGAGKTTLLQVAAAQIHPTGGVAGILGEVLGTVDVFDLRPRIGLTSAALAERIPRGELVKDVVVSASYGVLGRWREVYDELDHDRAALLLREVGALHLAERTFGTLSEGERKRVQIARALMTDPEMLLLDEPAAGLDLGGREDLVSTLSVLALDADSPATVLVSHHVEEIPPGFTHALLLRQGRVVASGLLEHVVTAEALSETFSMPMQLTHAEGRFAARRRTRHASR, from the coding sequence ATGTCCGCCGTGATCGAGTTCGCCGACCTCACGGTCCGTCGTGGTGGCGCGACCTTGTTGGACGAGGTCAGCTGGACCGTCGAGGAGGACGAACGCTGGGTCGTCCTCGGCCCGAACGGCGCAGGAAAGACCACGTTGCTCCAGGTTGCAGCGGCCCAGATCCATCCGACCGGTGGCGTCGCCGGCATCCTGGGCGAGGTGCTCGGCACCGTCGACGTGTTCGACCTGCGGCCCCGGATCGGCCTCACCAGCGCAGCCCTGGCAGAGCGCATCCCGCGCGGCGAGCTCGTCAAGGACGTGGTCGTCTCCGCCTCCTACGGCGTGCTCGGCCGCTGGCGCGAGGTGTATGACGAGCTCGACCACGACCGCGCTGCGCTGCTGCTGCGTGAGGTCGGAGCACTCCACCTCGCGGAGCGCACGTTCGGCACCCTGAGCGAGGGTGAGCGCAAGCGCGTCCAGATCGCCCGAGCGCTCATGACCGACCCGGAGATGCTCCTGCTCGACGAGCCGGCGGCCGGTCTCGACCTCGGGGGACGCGAGGACCTCGTCTCGACGCTCTCCGTGCTGGCGCTCGACGCCGACTCACCCGCCACCGTCCTGGTCTCGCACCACGTCGAGGAGATCCCGCCGGGCTTCACGCACGCGCTCCTCCTGCGGCAGGGTCGTGTCGTCGCCTCGGGCCTGCTCGAGCACGTCGTCACCGCCGAGGCGCTCTCGGAGACCTTCTCGATGCCCATGCAGCTCACCCACGCCGAGGGTCGGTTCGCGGCCCGTCGCCGTACGCGTCACGCCTCCCGCTGA
- a CDS encoding dodecin, producing the protein MSNRTYRVTEIVGTSPDGIDQAVRNGIERAGRTLRHIDWFEITQVRGQAKDGQVEHFQVGMKVGFRLEDD; encoded by the coding sequence ATGTCCAACCGCACCTATCGCGTCACCGAGATCGTCGGCACCTCCCCGGACGGCATCGACCAAGCTGTCCGCAACGGGATCGAGCGAGCCGGGCGCACCTTGCGCCACATCGACTGGTTCGAGATCACGCAGGTGCGCGGTCAGGCCAAGGACGGTCAGGTCGAGCACTTCCAGGTCGGCATGAAGGTCGGCTTCCGCCTCGAGGACGACTAG
- a CDS encoding DUF3099 domain-containing protein — protein MAAKDSPTVRITTAPSSASEDIAGRQRRYLVSMAIRTACVIGAVVVGPGILRWVLVAGAVLLPYVAVVLANATQRKDDGFELRETRAERELR, from the coding sequence ATGGCCGCCAAGGATTCGCCCACCGTGCGAATCACCACCGCGCCCTCGAGCGCGTCCGAGGACATCGCGGGCCGCCAGCGCCGCTATCTGGTCTCGATGGCGATCCGGACCGCGTGCGTGATCGGGGCCGTGGTCGTGGGCCCGGGGATCCTGCGCTGGGTGCTGGTCGCCGGGGCCGTGCTGCTGCCCTACGTCGCCGTCGTCCTGGCCAACGCGACCCAGCGCAAGGACGACGGCTTCGAGCTCCGGGAGACCCGGGCCGAGCGAGAGCTCCGCTAG